ATGCAGATTAGGGGAAGTAGAGAACTCTTCTTCTTATTCAGCTAATCCAATAGATAGCACAGATTCTCTTGGTAGCCAAGAAACCACACGGAGTGCTGAGCATATTAACACCGTGACAGACATAATTATCAACGGAAGCAAAAATAGCGTGGTCAGCGTGACAGAACCAAAGAACTCACAAATACAGCTCATCAAAGAGAGCGAAGACTGCACAGTCACAGCAACAAGTTCAGGCAGTACAGACTTATCAAATCAGCAACAGCAGAGTGCCTCATCAGAGAGAAGTGAGCAGGGATCCACCGGCAGTGCCCCTGTCAGTGAGGGGGACAGTGGGATAGATCCCATTGAgggagcggaggaggagggcggACCTGAGGGGTCAGCAGGAGGCTCACTGACCCACAAAACTGCGCTGAAAGCGGAAGGGAGAGACGGCGACTCCAGCTGGACTGCTGCAGAGGGGTTAGCAAACTCTTCTGAGGCATCCTCCAAAGTGGAGCAACAGGACAAGAAGAAAGGTGAAGTGTTTCTGAAGCTTTCTCATTTAGGTTACTTTTTTGCATTCTGACACTTACTGTGTTTAAAGGAGACAgataatgctcattttcaggctcataattttattttgagttacgACTAGATTAGCTTTAGATGTGTTAGtgcagttttctcatactgtccagagAGGAGCTCCTATTGGTGcagactttttaatttttttactttcaagatcttttacatgccgagagaacctatataaaacactgaaggaaaggacaaaagagcataataggtctcctttaaagtctCATTTTAGACTTTGCATTAAAGTAACTATGTCATCAGTTTATGTTAGTGCTCATCATTTGGGTTCATGTACCATTTTGTTTCAGGTAAACGTAATCACCATCTAGGACCAACAGATATTTACTTGGATGATCTGACTACTTTGGACCCTGAGGTGGCGGCACTCTACTTCCCCAAGAGGTAAAAAGACACATAATAGATATTTTTCACAAAAAGTATTAAACCCCCACCTTGCAATGACAACAGAAATCTGTGTATGGGTTTTAAACACTTACAGATGAATCAATTAAAAGGCAGTGATGTCATAAGCAGTGTCCACAGCGGTTGAGTTCCACTGAAGTAACTCAATAACCCAATGAGCATGCTGAgctatctttttttaaatactctTGATTTATTGTCTCTTTATATCAATGCATGTACTTGTTCTCCATTATATATACTCGTTTCATCATgcaatttaaataaaacaaggcAAAGAACATGCCCTAACATAAGCATTGTATATAAATCCAACATCATTAAatttaaatgaggaaaaacaaaataaatcatataaATTAATTCCTATCATATTataaaataatcacaatcataataaataaaataaaggacaAGTAAGTACTTCCAGATCAAGAGATGCTTGCTGTGCCTTTTATGAGGGAATAACTGAGTGTCTCTTGTCCCTGCAGTGAGACAGAGGGAGCGTCTCAGCAGGGGGCGGAGCAGGGCTCCGGCTCAGGCAGCCAGTCCCCTCAGTCAGTTGGCAGCGGGGCCATGGACAGCGGTACTGAGTACCTGTCAGACTCCACCTCCTACAACATGGATGTCAGCATGTCCCTCTGTGGACAAGAGGGCGACACCAGCCAAATCACCAAAGGTAAGTGAGAGTGAAACTgtgctctgtgtctgcagtaTGTACGAGTACACGAAGGAGTTCAGGTTCTCCCAGTGGTGTGAAACCATATGTCATGTTATTCTCTTTAATCCAGAGAAGTTTATGGAGCACATTGTGACGTACCAGGACTTTGCCAACAATCCAGGAATCATTGAGGATCCGAGCCTTGTCATCTGCATCAACTCCAAGTAAGACATGAAATTAGATATTTGTTATTTACTTATACAGTTTGCAATACAAAACCTTTGCTGTTTGACTGTTTATGTATATAATTAAGAGGATGTTCTTACAGTAAATGGTCATTTCAAACCAGTTCATGTCTCTGATTGTTCATCATTTGATTTTCCTCTTTCACAGCTATTACAACTGGGCAGTGGCCGCTCCAATGGTCTTGTCAATGACAACTTTTCAGAAAAACCTACCAAAGGTATTTTACTGTTCTACACTAGACCTCAATGATGTTATTTAATCGGTTAATGTCCAGTTCCAAACATTAATGAAGCTTCtctcagagtttttttttattgattcacAAGTTAACAggtaaagacagaaaagagcATAGTTATATGTCATATGTGAATATGATGACAGGACTAATAAAGTCATTGGCTTCTTTTTGTGTATGTTATTTAGAGTACGGTAGAGCGGCTGGTGAAGGACAAGATGCCCAAAAAGTCCGGACGGTGGTGGTTCTCCTGGAGGAGAAGAGACATGGACAATAACCAGGTACATTTCCTGTTAATAGTTATTCACTGAGTTATGATGGTGTGTcagcaagaaaagaaatgttacGTGTTTGCACCTGCAATAATCCATCCATTGTTCTTAACAGGGTTTTTCAGGTGTGGCTTTGTTAGCTAGGTTTGGTTTTAATGCTCTATCAATGGAAAACATAGAGAGTTTAAAGTGATGGAAGGGTTAGGCCAGAAGCAACTGGTCGCTGTGTGGTCTGTTTATAAAAACCTGCATCGCCCCTTGACATTTTTGTTGGATACCTGACAATGTAACCTTCATGTTTTTTAGCAGAAGAACTCAAAGGATGAGCAAGAGGAGCTACTATCGAGTGTTTCATCCACAGTTAAGTAAGTCACTGCACCCCTCTTACAAATAATCTAACACAAGATAATAAACCTTATAAATCCTCACATCTGTGTTCCAGTTGGAATCTGGGCGTTGTAATCGACAGCTGTTCTGCTGGTTTCTAATGTTTGAGTTTATTTAAGGACATTCAGACTTATTGCTTAAAAGATTAGAGTAGTTTTAGTCAATGCTGTAAATATGCCAACggtttgttgtttctttgtttgatatataaatgaaaaagacTTAAAGGAAGGTGTTAAATATAGCTGCAAGCAGCAGCAAAAGAGTGTTGTACATCTAGAAATTCTCATCGGCCTAATTTGCTTCTATTAGTTTGAGCCAAACGTCAAATATAGAATTTTGCGGGGGGATTAAATTCTGTCaagtgattttcattttttttatttctaagaaTACAGtatgaacaaacacaacaacagaggaaacagtaaggttaaaacacagaacagtcCAAGTAGACCAATCACAGCTGTTGAagatttaaaattattattattatatacagtatttcttctttctttttttttaaagacagacagtaaactgtattttgtgtatCAGTTGAAACTCTCGTCACGTATTTTACCATTGCACCACCAGAGTGTGCCAAAGCTTGTCCATACAGTACATAACACATTTAATATTCTTAAAAACAATAGTCATGACACTCAACTATTTCGACGAAATTAAAGATATCTGATggccaaaaaataataaattggaCGTGTGCTGTTTCTCCAGAGCCACGTTAGATGACGCCGACAGTGACGAGACGGCGGGCCTTGGCCGAAAAGCCGTCCTTGCTCCCAGCCTATCAGCAGAGACCCTCAACGCCACTCAGTGTATCAACCAGATATACCGCAAATCACTGCGTCTGACCTCTGAACAGATCGTAAGagatacacacacgtacacacattcatacaccaACATGACGGATTTTACTCTGCTGCTATCTGATTACCTTGTGGCTTTTGTTACTTTAGCTTACGCTGTCCTTTCTTGTGACCAGATGCACTTAAACCTGCGTGAAGGAGCCAACAAGGTGGTGTTCAGTGTGACCACACAGTACCAAGGCACCTGTCGCTGTGAGGCTGCCATCTACCTGTGGAACTGGGACGATCGCGTCATCATATCAGACATAGACGGCACCatcacaaagtaaaaacaactgTGTTTCATTGCACATTATGGTGTATAGATGGTCAAATAGACAAGTGGATGTAAAGACGGCATTGTGTGAACTCATACTGTGACGGTATCATCATTGGTCttcactgtctgtctcctgcAGGTCTGATGCTCTGGGTCATATTCTGCCTCAGTTTGGAAAAGACTGGACACACAAAGGCATCGCCAAGCTCTACCACAAAATACACCAGTATGTCAATGTactttttagaaaaatattATCAGCAGTCGAAGAGCAACAAACATTCGTTTTAACCAGTTTCTTTCACTTAACGTTCACACGCATTATTctctccattacaagtaaaaagcAGATGAAATGTATCCACTGCTGATGATTTCATTCAGTCACTTTAGTTGACGTCTAATCTACGTTGCCAGATGTTTGTCCCGATTTGCGCCTTATGCTTGTCAAACAGCTGTTCAGTTAATTGAAAAAAGATTGAATTCTTGCTAATCTTTTGTTAAACAGcagcccacaaacacacacagtacacctgTAGTctttgcaatattttttttttaaactgtatttgaCCAAATGTAAGTTCTTAATCCACAAAGTGCATTGTGCTAATATGGTTGCTCCTCTCCTTGCAGAAATGGCTACAAGTTCCTGTATTGTTCAGCGCGGGCCATAGGTATGGCTGGCATCACTAAGGACTACCTGCAGTGGGTGAATGACAAAGGCACCGTCCTCCCTAAAGGCCCTGTACTGTTGGCTCCCAGCAGCCTCTTTTCGGCACTACACAGGTACAAATGCTACGATTGTAATACTTCACAGATTGTGTCCTACTAAGACAGACACATTTTGACCATGAACTGTGTGTCCTGACCTGTGCAGGGAGGTTATTGAGAAGAAGCCGGAGGTTTTTAAAATCGCCTGTCTGAGTGACATCAGGGACCTGTTCAACCCAAAGAGGCGGCCCTTCTACGCGGCCTTTGGCAACAGGACTAACGTAAGCAATGCTGCCGTCTGGCTCCTAATACAGCAACAGCCTTCGGTAATGAGGGTATTGTTAGTCAAGGTTTTCCAAGTGGCATATTTGGCAGTGATTATAGCCTCTGGATTTGTACATAATCAcaagagagcagagaaaaaaaaaacactcccaTGTGTCTGTAAATATTTTTACCTTGCATTCATTTAATGTGCACATCCTGCAGGTAGAAATGAGGCAGGAGAAATGTAGAAGTACAGTCTGGCTGACATCTGGGTATAAAGTAAACACCGGCTTAATGATTGACTATAGATTAGTGCTGCAACAGCCTAACAATCTTTTAAGTGTACATAGATACTGCAAAGGTTAAAGTGACACTGAAGCAAGTCTGTGTAACTCTATTGTTTTGCTGTCCTCGATTTTGCAGGATGCATACGCCTATAAGCAGGTCGGGGTGCCTGACACCCGGTTATTCACCGTCAACCCGAAAGGAGAGCTCATCCAGGAGAAGACGAAAGGGAACAAGTCCTCGTAAGTGTGCATACACGACTTGACTCGACAGACTTTATTGAGTTTTAGTGGTTTAGTTCACTTCTGATATTTCacatgtgtgcatatgtttATTACTTGAATTGTGAgtcagctttgtgtgtgtgttctgcaggtACAGCCACCTCAGTGAGTTGGTGGAACATTTCTTCCCCATGCTGTCTGTCGAGGGCAGCACGTCCTCTGCTTTTGACTGTCCTGAGTACAGCAGCTTCTCTTACTGGAAGGAGCCTCTGCCAGAACTGGACCTGGCTGAACTACTGTAGACACACGCCCACAAAGATTTACCaaaagctgcacacacacacactctcaagcACATATACTCTTATCttggttctctctctttttctagTGGATTTCCAAAGGATTTCTCCCAGCATGCCTGAATGTTGCCTTTAATAGACCTGCCGACTGTCGTGCCTGTTTTACGAGACACTGAATAAACTGGAACAGAGAGAGGCGACTGTCCAGTCTTCCAAAGATGGAGCCAAATGAATTCATTAAAACACATGGACTCTACATTTCAAAgataactgtataaaacattgTGCATCATTTAATCTCAGTTCTCTCACACTGCCTGACTGTTTACACAatattttgccatttttatGTGAAAATTGAACATGACACAACTGGACAAATATGCCTTGGACtgtttcagctttttgttaATGTGTTTACCAGTATCATTCCAAAATCTGAAGTTAAACAGTGTAAGGGTGATAACACATTTCGGCTCGGAAAACACTtaccaaaaaacacatttgtgtagAAGTTGAGCTGTGTTGGATGCCAAAACTGCCTGTTTTCTCTGACTGATCTGGAAATATTCCGTTTATTGCTTGAAGCTCaaacagacccacacacacacacacacacacacacacacacagctacatgacAAACCTgttatcatttatttagttGAGATTAGAAAGATTGTACGTCTGTGTTTTGTTAACACCAGGGAATATCTTGGGACCTGAGTGTCGTGGGGAAGGTTCTTATAGCTACATGTACCAAGCCTCCAGATACGGTGTGAGAATGTATTTAAAACGCTAACAACAATGGGATAAGAGTAAGAGCTGGTTCTAAGGGACAATAGCATTATGTTTGGCAATAAGAAGCTAATCTGATCATTTTGAAACTACAACATGCACATTTATACTTCCTTAAGGTGCGACACTACCGAGtttagaaatgtttgtttactctACATGACTGCACAGGTGGCTCAGACTGGCGGTGTCGTGTAAACAGACCTTGGAGGGGGGATTCACGGTAGTTTGGCGCTGTGCCTTTCTGATATAATGACacttgtatttattatttttgcatatCTTTCATCATCCAGCTGTGTGTGGATGCATTGGAGCTGATGATTTTGctgttactttttaaatttaatgtataggaatataaattaatttaaaatgcaacgctgcctgttttctttcttttaatgtgaaataattgatttttctgtcagtgtgtacatcaatatatatatatatatatatatatatatatatatatatatatatatatatattctctcTTCTTGTACTAAAATGTACTACTAAAAGTTAAATTTCAAATTGAGGTGACTGCATAGTtgttttttatgcctttttACAATATAATATTCAGTATATGTgtgcaataaaagaaaatataattataacaaaaaaatatgtcagTAGACCATTTCTGACCACATTAAACAGTGGGGCAGAGGGTAAAGGTTGAGAAACACGCACACGGAGTCAGGCTGATACTTGCTGCTCAGGCGGGATTAGTGAGTTGACATGAAGGTGTTGTGTTTATGAAAGGCGTAGAGGGATCTGACCGATGATCTCTGCGTCAGTGCGTTTTATTGACTAACACCTGAACAGGGAAGACTCCGCACAAGGCTGCATTGTTGTTATAGGTAAGTGTTTTTAAGCTTTTGTCTTTGAAAACAAGACTGATCGTCTACATTTAGTTGTTTGTGAAGATTTCAGCGTCTTCACCTGCTCCGACCGTGCGCACGAAGTGATGCGCAAAGGCGCATGGATAGTAATGTTTGCCTCATTGTTCTTTAAGGAAGTAAAGTCGAGTTAATTGAAATTAAACATAGTCCCTGCAGCAGAATGAGGCTAACAATGCGAGTGTGAGTTAttaaacaacagaaagaaaagaaaagagttttGGGGATGTGGCCACATGGAGATCTGCTCGCTGGAAATCGAAACTTATCGAACGACTCAGCAGAATGAGTGACAGTGGACGAGGCGGAAACATTGAAGACTGAGGCTGTTTCATATGATCAGACCCTGTTCTTGACCATTCATGGTCATTTACCTTCAAAGTTTCCCATTTACAACAGATCATATTTAATGAAACCTTGTTCTTGCTtgtgtacattttaaataactttaCCTGCAAACATATGGTTTCTTTGTGCTGTGCTGAGTCATCCATGTTGGGGTTGGTAACTTCCtcagttttttccccccagacATTGTTAAGGGCAATTATCTCTAAGAGAGGACACTTAAGTTGTGTTCACAGTATTTTTTGTggagattaaaaataaataagtaaaaaaatacagttaaggAGTAACATTTGgtaaaacttttttcttttatatatataaaattggatattatatatttatatatttcaatattcaAGTTTGATTAATTTTAGGCCAGGACatttaacataataaaaaaagaataaaataaaaatacactgcaaGTGGTTTATAACAAATTGTATTTTGTGTCTTAGTATAATTTTAGGTTTTCTATAGTGACCCTGATGCTACATACTTAAAGTCATTTGCCTCCATATGTCCTTTAAACAGTAATATTTATCAACTCATTACACAGAAAGTTCCCCCTTTAAACACAGTCAAATAAGTTCACCAAGTTTATTTTAGAATCAAATTTATTGACAGGTAGGTTATCATATACTTGATATTTGCCTTgctgttttggtgcataacaataaaaatagtAAGTAGAGAAGGCAAGTAGCTGGTGGTCCAGACTGGAAGCTCAGAGCACTGGGGGAGTGTACCAGGACAGGCTGGGGTTAGCTGATTAGCATGATAACATCAGtcgatatctctgcaacataataaATAGACGGCAtaactttaaaactttatttcttcCTGTCCTGTtaataatttgttcattttttgaatgtttttcaacTACACTCTTACATATCATACCTTTATTGTAACACAGTGAGTCATGTGGAGGAGACTTTACATTATTGTAACCTGTGGTGACTGAGGAGATGAATAAGAGTCAACTATGCATATTTCTTACACCGAGTTGTTTGTTGTTCCAGCGTCTGCCACCATGTCTGAGAGTGAGACTGACACAAACATCTCCAAAAAGGATCATCCGAAAGCTTTGGCGTTGGACCTGACTTGCCCCATCTGCTTGGGGCTCTTCTCTGAGCCGGTGTCCCTTCCCTGTGGTCACATCTACTGCTTTGCCTGCCTTCAGACCATGGGAGAAGGCCTGGACCAACACAGCTGCCCCGAGTGCCAGGCAGAGTACAGTGGCATCGAAGCCCTTGTGAAAGTCAACTCCACTGCAAACCTTCTTGATGTCGACCGCGTAACGATCAAGAGTGATGATGGATCCACAGAACAACCCTTTGCTTTGGATCAAGAACGAGGAAAGGGCAAGATGGCAATGGATCAACCTAAATTCAGACTGGCATCTCAAGTCACAGAGTTGAGCCTCAAGTTGGAGATGGCAGAGAGTGTGCTGAGCAAAGAGAAGGGCCGGGACCTAGAGGTGACCACCGCTAATGGTCAGCTGAGAGAGAAAGCATCCAAACTGTTAGAGCAGATCAAAGATCTGTCGCAGAGCTACAGCGCACAGGTGATGCAGCTGATCGAAGAAGAGCTCAGTCCAGGTGAGGCCTGTGTGGCCAGTCGAGTCAGTCAAGCATCTGAGGTGACTAAGCAGCTGAGACAAGCCATGCTTAGAGCAGAGTCCCTCTTGACCGAAGATGATGAGACTGAATTTAGTGACGAGCTTCAGAGTCTACAACCACACATCGAGGAGTTAATGGCCAAGCctgtggaagaagaggaagactaCGTTGAACCAAAACTCAACCCTCTGCGAGCCTGTTCCAAGCTGGAACAAATGAGCACAGAGCTGAGGGAGAGAATTGGAGATATCCAGCGTTCCCTTCGAAACACCCTCAACCCTTCAgaggtgacctttgacccagAGACAGCCCATCCCAACCTCATCCTCTCAGAGGACTTGAAGACTGTGACTTTCAGTGCTGTCAAACAGCCCTACCCATCATCCCCTCAAAGGTTCACCAACTTCTTCCAGGTCCTCAGCACCCAGAGCTTCTTTGAAGGCGATCATTGCTGGGAGGTGGAGCTCGAAGGCTCTCCATGGATCATTGGTGTGTGCTACAGTGGGAAGCTAGCACGCAGCGGGCTGCCCTCCGCTCTGGAGAGCAGCCGGAGCTCCTGGTGTCTGATGTGGTTCAACAACCTGCTGACAGCCTTTGAGCAGAGCCACAGCGTGCCGCTGAAGAGGACCACAGTGTCCCGCAGGCTAGAGATCAGACTGAGTTTCAAGACCCACAGGCTGAGCTTCTACAGCATCAGCCCCGTCAGCGGGAAGACTCATGTGTACACATTTAAGGCTAACCTGACTGAACCAGTTCACATGGCCTACAGGATGATGTCAGGGCACCCCAAAGCACGTGTCACTGTTTATTCATAACTGAAGAATTTCCCTCTAAGCTAGGAATCCAAAGTTAGGATGGAATAGACCCTGTCCtagatttaaaataataacCAACGTTGTTAGGTCTGTATGGcaaagacataaaatacatccaCATTTTCCGCAGCAGTGTTTtatgtgggagagaggagcttctgctgGTGTGCACTTTGACCTTtataactttcaagatcttttgcATGCACAAGAATAtatgaaacactgaaggaagaaaaaaaatggaaaagaataataggtctcctttaataacTGCATATTCTCAGCAGtagaaagtaaagtaaagtaaaaaagagCAAATAATGGTAAggttatatttttaaaaggtaATTTGAGACTTGAGATGTATGGTTCAAGAATGTAAAGTGTTTCGTTGTGTTATGATAGAAGACAGACTCGTTTCCTCATTCCTCAGGCAACTTGTTCCAAAGAGTTCAGGAATTCTGACTGCACGTCCTCATCACCTTTTGGATGCTCTATGTCACTGACTGTCGCTGAAACATGCATGCTCAATTGCAGTGCTCAAATGATATATTAACAAatgtcatcattattatttgttatttactgAAGGGTAATAAACAGTGTGATGCATAGTGCATGCTGTAAAggttaaaacaaagcaaagatgTCAGCAttgaaaaatattgtgttttatgatgtaTTTCCATTTCCAACTGACCAATAAAATCCTTACagaattataaatatatatccCAAGCCTCATAATATATTacttcattttcatattattaCACTGCAGGAGATGTCCCTCACTTGTAATGTGTAACTCACAGCCTGCCTCTTTAAGAGGCTTAGAAAAAAATCCCATGCCTAGCAGTAATCTCGCGAGACTCGCGTCGCTTGTTTGGTGAGAGTGTCAGCTGACCTCACTGGGAAAATTTGTCAACGAAACTATCAAGTACAGTCATGTCCCGTATCGGCGATCAATTTATTGATCGTTTACAGCGTGTGAAGCGTGTCCTTGAGCCGTATTATTTCTAAATCTATTGACAGCAGTTATACCCTTGAATCTGAGTCTACTGAATCGGTAAGATTTTATATGTTTACCAGCTGAAGCTGTCGTTACGTTGAGTCGGCACTTGCACTAGTATCACGTTTGTTTTGATGCTAACATGAGCCAGTAAGCTGATAAGCAGTGGTATGTTAATTAGCAAGCTATAGCGTTACACGCCGTTAGCATCGTCGGGATTAGTGTATGTGCATCTAACGGAGGCTCCGAGAAAATCGTTTTGATGTACAGTGAACGCCTCCTCCGTCCGCAGCTAGCAAAGTGTAAGTAGCAGCGTTAGCTAGCGTCCGAAATTCCCCTCTAACGCTAGCTGGAAGTATCATCATAAACCTTACTCAGAAGTCGCACATTAAGCCGACTAGCGTTATGATGATTAGCTGCTCATTATCATCGGTAACCAACTCCAGTAAGGGTGGTCTTGAGTTGAGACGAACCCCTTTTCACTTATTTTGTTAACTCTAACCAAGTTAGGTACCGCGTCTTGACAATTTGCCAACTGTTGAGTAGGCGTGAGTCAATGCTAACGAGATTAGAGTAGTTTTAACCAACGTTAACGTTTAACTGTAAATTTAACGCTAGCCTTCACCTGGCGGCTATACCAGCCAGTCTCGTTACATAACAAGTTAATGTTTATCTCCAAGCTGTGGCAGGTGCCTGCCTGGTACAGCGACCCAACAGCTGTACACATCCTCAAGTCTTGAACCACTGTCgtgctgactgcagcagcagcggttTCGTTTTGCTCATATGACCTGTGAATTGAACATTAACCTCCTTCAAAAAGAGTCACAAGTCAGAAGACTCACTGTCTTACATTATCACTATCTGGCATAATGTGCTTTTCTTTCCTCAGGGTCCGACACCATGCTAGCCACAGTGACTGCTGTGGTTAGGTTTGCTCAATACAATGGCAGTGTTTCACCTTCACCGTTGGAGAACACATCAGCATTCCCAACCTGGCAACCTGACACTGAAGCCAACATCACCAAGCCTCACAAATGTCTACAAGTTCTGTACGAGGACATTGGAGACTCCAGGTATTTGGTAGCATGTTGTAGATTTGAAACTGTTCAAAATAAATATCCTCTAGACTTCACAAAATAtacacaataacaataacataatGTTTTAGACAGTTCACATTCGTTTCTCTGTGTCAGGGTGCGGTTCTGGGACATTTTGCTGCTTGTGCCTAATGTGGCCTTCTTCGTATTCCTGATGTGGAAGCTGCCCTCAGCAAGGGCGAAGATTCGACTCACCTCTAGCCCCATCTTTGTCACCTTTTACTTGCTGGTAGGTCACAAACTACAGAAACAcataaaatagaatagaatagacaCTTCATAGTCATTGTATAAAAGAacaatgtgtgtttgcagcaaTCCTGTTCGTTAATCTACATACAGCATTCAAATATATTATCTAAAGCTTGACGTCTTGACACACCGTATGTCAGCCCATGACTTAAAATTAATCTTGTGGTCAGGAGATTTCGCTGTTTTATTGATCCCCCTAAAACTGAAGGGACATTTCACCTTGTTATTAACTTTCACTTTTGTctaacagcaaacacaaacgACCTTGCCAGGCTTGCAACCAAGTTTCTTTCTTGTTTATTGTTCTGCTTTATAATCTGTTCCTTGGAGGAAGATGCTTAATCTCTGTTTCCAAAATTTACTGCGTCTGTCTTGTAACCTGACAACAAAGACTCTAGAAAAGAACATCTTGGCTCAGTTTTTAACATTGTTGTTATCAGCTATGCTTTCCCCCATATTCTACTCTAGgaactgtttttattgtgtatGGTCAAACATGTTTTGGACTTTGTTTCTCAGGTGTTTGTTGTAGCAGCAGTTGGGATCACCCGGGCCGTTGTATCCATGACTGTCAGTGCATCCAGTGCTGCCACCATCATAGACAAAGTAAGGAAGTTTTTAAAGCATGTGTAACATTTCTTGAACACAAGAGGACAGTAACTCAATTAAAATTAAACGCTTAGCTACTCTGTGATGAAAAGTCTGCCCCACCActgccaaaatgtaaaacacattattgGAACTGGCACAGTAAGAGGTAATTAATGTTTTCTGGAATGTTTTATACCGGTCTGTATTATCAATTATAatcttgtaaaaaatgttttttttttcatctcaaaGTCTTAAGTTGAAGCTAAATATGCCAGACATCAAAAAAGTTTCTGATTTAACCATCAGCAAAGTagggaagccctgagaggccaa
This Pagrus major chromosome 6, Pma_NU_1.0 DNA region includes the following protein-coding sequences:
- the LOC140998116 gene encoding phosphatidate phosphatase LPIN2 isoform X2, which produces MNIVGQLAETVFVTVKELYRGLNPATLTGGIDVIVVRQPDGSFQCSPFHVRFGKLGVLRSKEKIVDIEINGECVDLHMKLGDNGEAFFVEENENMESEVPAHLCTSPIPLEAPEEIEETAEGSFVAGSGARRKKRRRKRMRSDNHLREEASSSSDEREREKEWERESDQAGQESPMKEQPITPLQLSKSVYYSLSEEPNEELGATQTRDTHPHSDGEQSPSENVFFSRPSSPKSDSELLIKTQESSGPQMEWNWGGFPMLCQSERTPVELQRIPPSVSSHFRTIERQDSFDMSYEPVISCGRVGSVTVVRPQPRTQSLDLGSLAMQTTPLSMEKNSHISHSTPSDLSKSCAPPMKTIVDSTQTLECRLGEVENSSSYSANPIDSTDSLGSQETTRSAEHINTVTDIIINGSKNSVVSVTEPKNSQIQLIKESEDCTVTATSSGSTDLSNQQQQSASSERSEQGSTGSAPVSEGDSGIDPIEGAEEEGGPEGSAGGSLTHKTALKAEGRDGDSSWTAAEGLANSSEASSKVEQQDKKKGKRNHHLGPTDIYLDDLTTLDPEVAALYFPKSETEGASQQGAEQGSGSGSQSPQSVGSGAMDSGTEYLSDSTSYNMDVSMSLCGQEGDTSQITKEKFMEHIVTYQDFANNPGIIEDPSLVICINSNYYNWAVAAPMVLSMTTFQKNLPKSTVERLVKDKMPKKSGRWWFSWRRRDMDNNQQKNSKDEQEELLSSVSSTVKATLDDADSDETAGLGRKAVLAPSLSAETLNATQCINQIYRKSLRLTSEQIMHLNLREGANKVVFSVTTQYQGTCRCEAAIYLWNWDDRVIISDIDGTITKSDALGHILPQFGKDWTHKGIAKLYHKIHQNGYKFLYCSARAIGMAGITKDYLQWVNDKGTVLPKGPVLLAPSSLFSALHREVIEKKPEVFKIACLSDIRDLFNPKRRPFYAAFGNRTNDAYAYKQVGVPDTRLFTVNPKGELIQEKTKGNKSSYSHLSELVEHFFPMLSVEGSTSSAFDCPEYSSFSYWKEPLPELDLAELL